Sequence from the Hirundo rustica isolate bHirRus1 chromosome 9, bHirRus1.pri.v3, whole genome shotgun sequence genome:
TGCGTGTCAAAGGCGTAGGAGATATTGGCATTCCTCTTGTTGTAGCTGTCGACCGCGTACAGGACCCCACAGATGACAAAGCAGTTCCCGTAGAAGTTCTTCCGCAGCCCCGTCCTCCACGTGGTCTCCTTCTGGGTGCTGAGGTCGGCCGCGTTCAGCTTGCTCAGCACAATCACCTCCTGGTTGAAGCCCTCATAGCTGATGGCTGGGTAGATGACCCACAGGCCGTTCTCATCCACGGCGAAGTCCACATCAGAGTGGCCTCGCCACCGCCACGGCGTGGCCTCCTCGTAGGCCACGTCGTGCAGCATGGCCCAGGCGGCCACGTAGCGCTGCTTCAGGTCGTACTTGATGATGTTGCGCGTGAAGGCCCGGTTGTAGTAGAAGGAGCCGTTGTAGACAACGTGCCCTGTCCCAATCCAGCTGTACGGGAGCTTGTAGGAGTTGCTCCAGCGACCTGCAGGGCAAACGCACCCAGCTGGTTGGACCTCCCTTTGCTGTGGGGTGGGGAGCCgtgccagcagcaccctccgcccacagctctgcctgcgCTCCCTCCCCGGCCACCAGGCACAGCCTGAGCTGTCCCATGCTCTGTACTCGACACACCCGGTGCCAGCACCCAAGAGTGGAAGGTCCCCAGGCAGACAATTCCCCCCACAATGCAGCATCCCCAGGAATGAGGATGCTTCTTGGATCAGCTGAGCAGGGGCCGGCACGGCGTCAGAGACGGTGCAAACCCACCTTGCTTGAAGTTGTCAAGGTTCCTGAACTCCACCAGCGTGTTCCCGTAGTAGTAATTGGTGACATAGATCCGCTCCTCCTGGGCCAGGGGGTCCTTCATCCAGGCTCCCTCATTGCGCCCGTATGTGTTCTGCGTGGTAGGCCCTGAGATGGTGGACAGCGTGTCCTTGCAGCGCCCTGCGTGGGCAGGTAAAGGCTTGTGAGACCAGCGGCAGGGTGGCCACACCGTCCCGGGTGGCATcaccccctccagccccttgcTCACCCAGCAGTACCCCCTGCCACCCtgggcctggcacagctctgtgagGCCCAGCAGGACCGGCCAGACCTCGCAAacatctccctgcagcctcagccatgtccctgctccagctgaggcCGCTGCCTCTCTCGGGtcctgcctctgcccagcccagcccagcccctaAAGGTGGGAGGAAATTAGGGTAGGTTCCAGGGTTCATAATTAAACCTGGCACCCCGGTGAAGTGCTGTCCAGCTGCCATCTCCATGACACCTCCCACCTGTGACCAAATTCCAGGCATTCTGTGCTTAGCAGGACACACTGTGGGCACCAGCTGGCCTCCCTCACACAGCCGGACGGGTGCAGGACCTGCAGGCACTCACCAATGATGTTCCTGATGTCCTCCTCTTCCAGGCCCTCCTTCGGGGTGGCAGGGATGACCGGGCTGACCGGCGTTGCAGGGGTGTTTGCCTGTACCCAAGCTCCTGGGCTGCTCTCCATGTCActccagcccccagcagggGTGGGCGAGTTCTCTGTGGCTGTGGCCATCACTGTGCTGGCCAAGGCTGCTGGTAGTTGTGGGGTCCCCTCCTCCGCCAGCCCCGTCGGGGCAGTCATGGGCTCCGGGGCGGGGGTCAGCTGGCTGACAGCAGCGGGGTCCGGCgtggcaggggacaggggcaCCGTGGCGGTGGCAGTGGTGCCGGCGGCTGGCAGGGTGGTGGGAGCGCTGCCAGGGGTGGGCGGCCACCCCACTGGGGAGGGCTTCCTCACGgcctcgcctgccctgctgctggtcCTCAGGAGCTGGTCCTCTATCAGCAGGTCCACGGTGTTGTCCCCGCTGAACAGCTCATCTGCTGCCAAACACAGGCGCAGGTGTCAACCCGCAGCCAGGGGAGCAAGGCCCAtgcagcccctccagcccagtCCCTGCCCACATCTGCAGGCTGTCTGGTACTAAATCCACCTGCATTCCCTCTCCGTTTCCCCTCAGAGAACTGCAGAGGCTGACAGTGCCCCATTGTCAGGGGGTGAGTGAGGCCCCATCACGGCGACATCCACCACCTcaggccaggcagagcaggaggtgatGGAGATCAATTCTGCCCTGCCACCTTCCTGAGACTGGGCAGGATGGAGACCCAGCTGCATTCCCAACCAGATCCCACCCACCTAACCCAGGTGCCTCAGCCAGAGCACAGGGATCACTGGGGTTctccagccagcacaggcaccCTTTGCTCCTCCTCATCTCCAGGAGCTCACAAACCCCCGCAGGTCAGGGCTGGATGCCCTTGCTGCTGAGTCAGTCTGTACATTTGTTCTTCTGCCCAtgctgcccaccctgctggctcctgagggctcagcccctgctcccaccacagccagggctgtgagCTCTGAGCTGCCTCCCAGCATAGCGAACACTGCACAGACCTGCCGGGATGCCATCAGGCAGGCGGATTTGAAACACGAGCATGTTTAATAAACCTCCATTTGCTTCTGGGAAGGTCTTGATGCTGGGTTTGGTTTTAAACCACACCAGTGACCTATTTTCTTAGCTACCAGGGATTTTCCATGGAATAACAATGCCGCACTGCCCCACATATAGAGCTCAAAGGCTGCACAGCGGTGAGGTGCCAGCTGtcccacctcctcctgctgctcccacacacTTTGCCCACACACTCCCGGGGGATGAGGCACTGGCTTTGCTGAGGGATGCAGCCACCAACCACGGCTGCACACCCAACTCACGTTGCTCCTCGATGTCATTCTCTGACTCGGTGGACTGGGCTTTGTAGTAGGTGACCCCTCGGACAATGGTGGGCTTGGAAGGAGGCCGGCTGCTCACCCGCAGCTTCCTCTGCAACAGCTGCTCGGGCTTCTTGTCCTCCTGAGGGAGGTGCAGCTCCGGGAGGGATTCCACAGAGTTGATCTGCTGGGAGATGGTCTCATCCTTCAGGAATCTTTCTTCGTATTTTCCCTGGAAGAGACACGGGGGGTTGTTACCAAGACGGGCCAGAAATGCCATGCTCTGGTGACAGGGCAGATcaggctgcacagccccacGCTGGGCAAGAGGATCtgagctccctccctcctcagggTCTCCCTCAGTCCATTCTGCCACGGGAAACCCTCCAGCAGACAGCAGGGTGGCAGACCAGCGCTGCTCCTGCATATCTTTGGTGCCACCCTGCAGTTCTGGGACCCAGGGATCCGTAAGGCACACGCTGAGGgatgcagggcaggcaggaggagtaGGGTCGCTCCCTGGCATGCCAGGGGCTGGTTCCAGCAGCTGATCTGCAGAGTGTGCAATGTGCATTGAGCTCTTACAGGGCAGACAGGCTGAAGGCACATTCCCAACACAAGCGagcctcccagggcagggaccaggacccccccagggcagggaccaGCTGCCACAGCTCGGGTCTGAAGGATTTCACCTCATTAAAGGAAATCGGAAAGCCAGCCTGAGGGTTGAAGCGGTGCCCATTTGGCTGAGAAGATGGGCCCCGCTGCAATTAGCAGTGAGAAAAGGGGAATATTGGGAAATGAGGTCACTCGGGGTAATAAAAGCCCCACGCTTCACTCCCCTGCCTGGCTAGGGCTGGCTCCTCTCCAACAGGCAGCAACTGCTCAGCTCATGGCGTGGCGAGcagggcagtggggctggacacagctctccctggggcagggagcgCTGGCACAACACGGTTGGTGACATTTTCCTACCTGCTGACACTCCGTGCATGTGTGGGAGCCCACCCCTGTCTCCAGGGGCTTGGGGGCCCATCCCCACACAGTatctgcagagctcctgccatCCTCAGGAGCCGAGCACCCCCGTGTGAGCTGGAAATGGTGCACTAAGAGCTCCCCCGGCACCAGACAcctccttctgccctgcagaggGACAACGGGCTGAGGACAGGATGgtccaggagctgccagcagggattAGAGGAGCGTGGGCCACCCTGGACAGTGCCACTGAAGCAGCAAGAACTTCAGGACACCCCAGACAGACCTTTTCCCAAAACACCCTGCTCACAtctccctggggctgcacagaAGCTGCCCTGGGCAAAGGATGTCCCCACGCAGGGCAGACCCCAGTCTGGCGGTGGGTctggtgctggggctggtggtGGAGTGGTAATTGcatggcagggagggaaggaggggaggcgGGCGGCAGTCTGTCCCTCCACTGAGCCCCAAGCCCCGCTAATCAAAGGCTCTGTTTCCCACTGCTTCCCAGCCGACCTCGCAATGACATCACACTTTCCGAGCAGCTCAGCCACCGCTGACCTCGAAAACCGACGGCCCTGTGGGAATGGGGGAGGCCCAGGGAGCAACCTCCCTCTGCTTCCACCCCACATCCCATCTCCACACAGCTTGGGGATGGAGGCACACAAACAGGGTCACTCCAGTGAGGAGAGAGTCACCCCGGGGCAGTGGCCACATCCAGGAGGCGGCCCAGGGCTGCtcgagcagcagcagtgacacgGAGCTGTACCTCTGAGTGAGTGTAGGCAGCCTCAGCGTCCCGCTGCAGAGAGCTCTCGATGTCGGCCAGGCTGCTGGTGAGGAGCCTGGAGCAGTTTTCCCTGCCAGGGGGATCCTGCAGATCCTCCTCCCCACTGGCTCCTGCCCGCTGGCCCTCCAGCGTAAAGTTCCTGGACATGCCCTAGGGAAGCAAGAGACGAGACTTTAGCTCATTTAAGGACAAGGGATGTCTTGTGGCCCCCAAACCACAGCCCtagagctctgtgctgcccatCCTGGGCATTCCAGCTGGGGATTCTCCATGAGGCTGGGCACTTCAGCTCCCAGGAAGATGCCCCTGACCCCAGTGGGATCCAGGAACCCCACCCCTGGTGTGCATATCCCAGATCCACTCTTTGCTGCAGGTTCCCATGGAGCAGGAAAGTGGCCTAGAGGCTCTTCAATGCCATCATCAGCCACACTCACTAgctcacagaaggaaaagacaagCTGAAACACCTTAAACCAGCCTGGTGTCCTTGGCCTGCAGCTGCAAGTTCATCCTGCATTAATTAATCCCTATTTCCTGGCCTGGCCATACAGTGTCTGCTCCTCCCCAACATCCTCTGCTCCCACAGAATCTGAGAATctggggacaggacaagagCCAGTGACCCTCAGAGAGTCGTCCTGTGaccaggagggagctggggctggttGCAACTCAAGCAAAACCCTTTGCCCTTCTCCGTCCTCCGGCCACAGGCACACCCCCGTACCCAAGAAATTGTTGCAGTCTCTATTAATCATTCCTTGGGCTTCTACACCTCAAATAGCAATTGCTCTGCATGGGTGGCACATCAGCCAAAGCACTTTAGCGCAGGCTCTGGGGGTGGTTACCCTGATCCTTCATTCTCAATCTGTCCTGCCATTAATTTCTCTTAAAGCCTACAGTGACCTCCATCTGTGACCTCAAAATTGCCAGCTGATGCGACAGCTGTGAGCTGAAgaaagagcagaggagctgccttGCTAGAGAAGACACTCCATGGACCAAGAACTGAGGGTTCCTTCCCTCTACCAACACCACTGGTCTAAAATACCTTGTTGTACTGGAAAGAACTCATGAAACCTTCTATAACCTCTGCAAAAACAGAGGGGTtaacccccagctccctccacaGGCATCTGAATCCTTTATCCAAGCAAGAATCATGAGTCACAGATTTACCAGGACACTCTGAGGCCGAGTCCAGTGATGCAGGGACGCCCCAGCAAGCATTTTTgctgcagcaagcagagaaCAGGGGATCTCA
This genomic interval carries:
- the OLFML2B gene encoding olfactomedin-like protein 2B: MARPLPLLLCLAALGAGCRAGTTPAGTAGPSAEPLQDEADNQENILSQLLGDYDKVKAVSEGSDCRCKCLVRPLGRGACQRINEGAFRAEDFYTVETITSGPSCKCACVAPPSALNPCEGDFRLKKLREADSSDLKLSSIVEMLESAFYGLDLLKLHSVTTKLVGRVEKLEQGMSRNFTLEGQRAGASGEEDLQDPPGRENCSRLLTSSLADIESSLQRDAEAAYTHSEGKYEERFLKDETISQQINSVESLPELHLPQEDKKPEQLLQRKLRVSSRPPSKPTIVRGVTYYKAQSTESENDIEEQPDELFSGDNTVDLLIEDQLLRTSSRAGEAVRKPSPVGWPPTPGSAPTTLPAAGTTATATVPLSPATPDPAAVSQLTPAPEPMTAPTGLAEEGTPQLPAALASTVMATATENSPTPAGGWSDMESSPGAWVQANTPATPVSPVIPATPKEGLEEEDIRNIIGRCKDTLSTISGPTTQNTYGRNEGAWMKDPLAQEERIYVTNYYYGNTLVEFRNLDNFKQGRWSNSYKLPYSWIGTGHVVYNGSFYYNRAFTRNIIKYDLKQRYVAAWAMLHDVAYEEATPWRWRGHSDVDFAVDENGLWVIYPAISYEGFNQEVIVLSKLNAADLSTQKETTWRTGLRKNFYGNCFVICGVLYAVDSYNKRNANISYAFDTHTNTQIIPRLLFENEYAYTTQIDYNPKDRLLYAWDNGHQVTYHVIFAY